A section of the Streptomyces sp. SCL15-4 genome encodes:
- a CDS encoding WD40 repeat domain-containing protein, with protein MNVEELVRQALREQADGQPPAPAGFADRVLAARRRRRLRALASAAVATAAVVAVAVGVPPRDSGHHDDVRPARAVDDGGDRAHPDQSPPRELIAAGRTAMAAYYTQRIVPRSGKRAVVRRTYWLADRKTGRYEKDDRWSFVAVAPGLRTAAVLERTLPARRIGLLDLATGEVERWIPVAHAVAGLAFSCDGRRLVATTYSQSPDQVTEVTGEGAGGTGRGPWWGARVRTGFQVLDVASGQGAWRSVPPGPHDFNREDFAFGRAGNLVYSRLVGERDGMQQFYDLAGRKTDPPANERHLRSDVGARLSPDGRLAAWGLVAEPHGTSYSAIRDPLTGEEVARARGAQLLAWADDRRLIAWERDPHREEYRDRLVLVTVGGKDVVPLSGYRAPDAEYPTRAWIPVFAER; from the coding sequence GTGAACGTCGAGGAACTCGTCCGGCAGGCGCTGCGGGAGCAGGCCGACGGGCAGCCGCCGGCCCCGGCCGGATTCGCCGACCGGGTGCTCGCCGCGCGCCGGCGCCGCCGCCTGCGCGCGCTGGCGTCCGCCGCCGTGGCCACCGCCGCCGTGGTGGCGGTGGCCGTGGGGGTGCCGCCGCGGGACTCCGGCCACCACGACGACGTACGGCCCGCCCGCGCCGTGGACGACGGCGGGGACCGGGCCCATCCGGACCAGTCGCCGCCGCGCGAGCTGATCGCGGCCGGGCGGACGGCGATGGCCGCCTACTACACCCAGCGGATCGTGCCGCGGAGCGGGAAGAGGGCGGTCGTCCGGCGGACGTACTGGCTGGCGGACCGGAAGACCGGCCGGTACGAGAAGGACGACCGGTGGTCGTTCGTCGCCGTGGCCCCGGGGCTGCGGACGGCCGCCGTGCTGGAACGGACGCTGCCGGCCCGCCGGATCGGACTGCTCGACCTCGCGACGGGGGAGGTCGAGCGGTGGATCCCGGTCGCGCACGCAGTCGCCGGACTCGCCTTCTCGTGCGACGGCCGCAGGCTGGTCGCCACCACCTACAGCCAGAGTCCCGACCAGGTCACCGAGGTCACCGGCGAGGGGGCCGGCGGGACCGGCCGGGGGCCGTGGTGGGGGGCTCGGGTCCGCACCGGCTTCCAGGTCCTGGACGTGGCCTCCGGGCAGGGTGCCTGGCGGTCCGTGCCGCCCGGCCCGCACGACTTCAACCGCGAGGACTTCGCCTTCGGCCGCGCCGGAAACCTGGTGTACTCGCGGCTGGTCGGCGAGCGCGACGGCATGCAGCAGTTCTACGACCTCGCCGGCCGGAAGACCGATCCGCCGGCGAACGAGCGCCATCTGCGTTCCGACGTCGGCGCCCGGCTGTCCCCGGACGGCCGGCTCGCCGCCTGGGGCCTGGTCGCGGAGCCGCACGGCACGTCGTACTCCGCGATCCGCGATCCGCTGACCGGCGAGGAGGTCGCCCGGGCGCGCGGCGCGCAGCTGCTCGCCTGGGCGGACGACCGGCGGCTCATCGCCTGGGAGCGGGACCCGCACCGGGAGGAGTACCGCGACCGGCTGGTGCTGGTGACGGTCGGGGGCAAGGACGTCGTCCCGCTCAGCGGCTACCGCGCGCCGGACGCCGAGTACCCCACGCGGGCCTGGATCCCGGTGTTCGCCGAGCGGTGA
- the dapA gene encoding 4-hydroxy-tetrahydrodipicolinate synthase yields MTSTRKPPPFGRTLCAMITPFTGAGALDPDGAQRLAAHLVAQGCDGLVLNGTTGESPTTTDEEKTRLVAAVREAVGDRAALVAGVGSADTRHTVELALAAAKAGADGVLVVTPYYSRPPQEAVAAHFRAVADASELPLMLYDIPGRTGTRIEPETLIRLAEHPRIAAVKDCSYDFLGTQKVLAETGLAYYAGCDEHVLALYAVGAAGCVSTVANAVPAHIAAIPAAFDAGDTARARRLQLAVTPLTEAMTGAGLPGTVTAKALLGRLGLPAGPVRAPLLPAGRETADGLLARYETLRAG; encoded by the coding sequence ATGACGAGCACCCGCAAGCCCCCGCCCTTCGGCCGCACCCTCTGCGCGATGATCACGCCGTTCACCGGGGCGGGCGCGCTCGACCCGGACGGCGCACAGCGGCTGGCCGCGCACCTGGTGGCACAGGGCTGTGACGGCCTGGTCCTGAACGGCACCACGGGCGAGTCGCCCACCACCACCGACGAGGAGAAGACCCGGCTGGTCGCGGCCGTGCGGGAGGCGGTCGGCGACCGGGCGGCGCTGGTCGCGGGCGTGGGCTCGGCCGACACCCGGCACACGGTGGAGCTGGCCCTCGCCGCCGCCAAGGCGGGCGCGGACGGCGTGCTGGTGGTGACGCCGTACTACAGCCGGCCCCCGCAGGAGGCCGTGGCCGCGCACTTCCGCGCGGTCGCCGACGCGAGCGAGCTGCCGCTGATGCTGTACGACATCCCGGGCCGCACCGGCACCCGGATCGAGCCGGAGACGCTGATCCGGCTCGCGGAGCACCCGCGGATCGCGGCCGTCAAGGACTGCTCCTACGACTTCCTCGGCACCCAGAAGGTGCTGGCCGAGACCGGGTTGGCGTACTACGCGGGCTGCGACGAACACGTGCTGGCGCTGTACGCGGTCGGCGCCGCGGGCTGTGTCAGCACGGTCGCGAACGCCGTACCGGCGCACATCGCCGCGATCCCGGCCGCCTTCGACGCCGGTGACACCGCGCGGGCGCGGCGACTCCAGCTCGCCGTCACGCCGTTGACCGAGGCGATGACGGGCGCGGGCCTGCCCGGCACGGTCACCGCGAAGGCGCTGCTGGGCCGCCTCGGGCTGCCCGCCGGTCCGGTCCGCGCCCCGCTGCTGCCCGCCGGCCGGGAGACGGCCGACGGGCTGCTGGCCCGGTACGAGACGCTGCGGGCGGGATGA
- a CDS encoding DUF3618 domain-containing protein — MRHRNPRGSGAKGPDELRRQIEQTRGRLGGTVGRLRGRAESDRPGPDAGRGPEGQGRRHDRTTALRRRPRGTRSPGPDGQGRTPGAGPGGQGGTPRAGPGRQGGRPGAGRRGQGRPPGAGAGRARRAPAAGPDGARRAHRAARPAAAATGARDRARRAAPPPAGDARRRAVGAALVGAAVVWRRVDRGGR, encoded by the coding sequence ATGAGGCACAGGAACCCGCGCGGCTCGGGCGCCAAGGGCCCCGACGAGCTGCGCCGGCAGATCGAACAGACCCGGGGCCGGCTCGGCGGCACCGTCGGCCGGCTGAGGGGCCGCGCCGAATCTGACCGGCCGGGCCCGGACGCGGGCCGCGGACCTGAGGGACAAGGCCGGCGCCATGACCGTACAACTGCGCTCCGGCGCCGCCCACGCGGGACACGGAGCCCAGGACCGGACGGCCAGGGCCGGACACCTGGTGCAGGACCGGGCGGCCAGGGCGGGACACCTCGTGCAGGACCGGGCCGCCAAGGCGGGCGGCCGGGTGCAGGAAGGCGCGGCCAGGGCCGGCCGCCTGGTGCAGGAGCGGGCCGGGCACGGCGGGCACCTGCTGCGGGACCGGACGGCGCACGCCGGGCACACCGCGCGGCACGACCTGCGGCTGCCGCGACCGGTGCGCGGGACCGTGCGCGCCGCGCTGCGCCACCCCCGGCCGGCGATGCTCGCCGGCGCGCGGTCGGTGCCGCCCTCGTCGGCGCGGCCGTGGTCTGGCGCCGGGTCGACCGCGGCGGCCGGTGA